One genomic segment of Eikenella corrodens includes these proteins:
- a CDS encoding BolA family protein — MLTPEQVQAMIGEVINAEMIQVEGDGHHFFAAIVSADFEGKPRLARHRLIKDGLADRLASNELHALSISVAATPAEWAAKNGQ; from the coding sequence ATGCTCACCCCTGAACAAGTCCAAGCCATGATTGGCGAAGTCATCAATGCCGAAATGATCCAAGTGGAAGGCGACGGCCATCACTTTTTTGCTGCCATCGTTTCCGCCGATTTTGAAGGCAAACCCCGCCTCGCCCGCCACCGCCTAATCAAAGACGGCCTCGCCGACCGGCTGGCCAGCAACGAACTGCACGCCCTTTCCATCTCCGTGGCCGCCACTCCCGCCGAGTGGGCAGCCAAAAACGGGCAGTAA
- a CDS encoding TonB-dependent receptor domain-containing protein: MKPQVFRPSALVLLLAAAFAHMQAAADTSAELETIEIKARSRDQRGADDVYRKNVSSVYAGREYLERYRTDAAGDVFKGLNGVYNMNTRNAGSAITPNIRGISGKGRIPVTIDGTEQTVDVWMNNYGIADRNYVDPALFRSITVEKGPAMTRGVKSGVGGAVSIRTIEPADIIPEGKSWGVEVKTEFSNNTAEPLQNLNDYLGKDYRTLPGNPTADGPSGTIGGQLPFTGLTFYGTEADKPRTGSRFTEFKNDRNLLFSAAFKTDITDGLIAYSDRRKGTYFSGKQGFEGYMNNAIYEDDNPRSDKVEALIPDMAELYRPGEQVPNSNVASRSLLVKNNWHLPHGQQINLHYMDTKIRFGEVNPFINALLLGYSSQYNMFRKHYVIAPVQGLDSNIRSRTYKIGYQWQPEGSRWIDLKADIWRVHTTSTRHQSGGPDLAVLFGDEKYDAWARCFRHNLQPDPARGIASCQELIDQGYDHNTPPNDPPMFEGSTTVFAGSQQNTTATRNGFNISNRMRLNDQFSLILSARHQYEKLDEHNEVATNDKDIFGIIDAVTALTKLTGPRAGRRKEWGAQLVFDWQPTSRLKIEAGIRYDRFWAFDDVLARARTRRDPNYAVAQGIDNVRSGVAVPYLQIMTQEEIDAYNRARAEIARRPDDGEEIYRDFYRRHGFFPSEWDITRHNPDGNTGFENSNGNYQAFDESQTAMYRPMPARIAHYYNRKFNGPLFPDGFFEERVENPQGRQGSFYRYLKPRVGGYSYSDVPILGVTHDSYSFAPLYIEGGMSGLGDGDYRDRKRSYERAEFPFTASYIYTHIDPNSDANYPPVKRLNGSAWSPMIALSYDLTDNGRLHLRWAQMTRFPSIYEATNMSSGAVYRYPMLDTIDLKPERSTNWEVGYTYNFAPLWSRLREGDVRLTYFSNTIKNVIDTNENKDLMQYDRKITQGIELQSRLDFGRFFMSLGGTYRLKQETCDENLSFAYDMYHNRVPACIEGGIGVTRFYQSIQPKYSINLDMGVRLLGEKLELGIRGIHHSRRSSKQHDELVDKGLSFLFNSTGQAYHWRASTIWDAYARYRIGNRLSLNLGVNNLTNRYYLDPMSNVPTPGPGRTVTLGIKARF; the protein is encoded by the coding sequence ATGAAGCCACAAGTCTTTCGCCCCAGCGCATTGGTGTTGCTGCTGGCCGCCGCTTTTGCCCACATGCAGGCCGCCGCCGATACTTCTGCCGAGCTCGAAACCATCGAAATTAAAGCCCGCAGCCGCGACCAGCGAGGGGCAGACGACGTGTACCGCAAAAACGTTTCCAGCGTTTACGCCGGCCGCGAATACCTTGAACGCTACCGCACGGATGCCGCCGGCGACGTGTTTAAAGGCTTAAACGGCGTGTACAACATGAACACCCGCAACGCCGGTAGCGCGATTACACCCAATATCCGCGGCATCAGCGGCAAAGGCCGTATCCCCGTTACCATCGACGGCACGGAGCAAACCGTAGACGTGTGGATGAACAACTACGGCATCGCCGACCGCAACTACGTCGATCCCGCCCTGTTCCGCAGCATCACGGTGGAAAAAGGCCCGGCCATGACGCGCGGCGTGAAGTCCGGCGTGGGCGGCGCGGTGTCCATCCGCACCATCGAGCCTGCCGACATCATCCCCGAAGGCAAAAGCTGGGGCGTGGAAGTGAAAACCGAGTTTTCCAACAACACCGCCGAGCCGCTGCAAAATTTAAACGACTATTTGGGCAAAGACTACCGCACACTGCCCGGCAACCCCACGGCAGATGGTCCATCCGGCACGATAGGCGGCCAACTGCCTTTCACCGGCCTTACTTTTTACGGTACAGAAGCTGATAAACCACGTACCGGCAGCCGCTTTACCGAATTTAAAAACGATCGCAACCTGCTGTTTTCCGCCGCCTTCAAAACCGATATTACAGACGGACTGATTGCCTACAGTGACCGGCGCAAAGGCACTTATTTCAGCGGTAAACAAGGCTTTGAAGGCTATATGAACAACGCCATTTATGAAGATGATAACCCCCGTTCCGACAAAGTTGAAGCCCTGATTCCAGATATGGCCGAGCTCTACCGCCCGGGCGAACAGGTACCCAACAGCAACGTGGCCAGCCGCAGCCTGCTTGTAAAAAACAACTGGCATCTGCCGCACGGCCAGCAAATCAACCTGCACTACATGGACACTAAAATCCGCTTCGGCGAGGTAAACCCATTTATTAATGCACTGTTGCTCGGTTACAGCAGCCAATACAATATGTTTAGGAAGCATTACGTTATTGCCCCTGTGCAAGGATTAGACTCCAATATCCGAAGCCGCACCTACAAAATCGGCTACCAATGGCAGCCCGAAGGCAGCCGCTGGATAGACCTCAAAGCCGACATCTGGCGCGTGCACACTACCAGCACCCGCCACCAAAGCGGCGGCCCCGATTTGGCCGTGCTTTTCGGCGACGAAAAATACGATGCCTGGGCGCGCTGCTTCCGCCACAACCTCCAGCCCGATCCCGCACGCGGCATCGCCAGCTGCCAAGAGCTGATAGACCAAGGCTACGACCACAACACACCGCCCAACGATCCGCCAATGTTCGAAGGCTCGACCACTGTATTTGCGGGCTCGCAGCAAAACACCACCGCCACCCGTAACGGTTTCAATATCAGCAACCGCATGCGCCTGAACGACCAATTCAGCCTCATCCTTTCCGCCCGCCACCAATACGAAAAACTCGATGAACATAACGAAGTAGCAACCAACGATAAAGACATCTTCGGTATCATAGATGCCGTAACCGCACTAACCAAGCTTACCGGCCCGCGTGCCGGGCGGCGCAAGGAATGGGGGGCACAGCTTGTCTTCGATTGGCAGCCGACTTCGCGCCTGAAAATCGAAGCCGGTATCCGCTACGACCGCTTCTGGGCGTTTGACGATGTGCTCGCACGTGCCCGCACCCGCCGCGATCCGAATTATGCCGTTGCACAGGGTATCGATAATGTGCGCAGCGGGGTAGCCGTGCCATATTTGCAAATCATGACGCAGGAGGAAATCGATGCCTACAACCGCGCCCGCGCCGAAATTGCCAGACGCCCCGACGATGGGGAGGAAATCTACCGCGATTTCTACCGCCGCCACGGCTTCTTCCCCAGTGAATGGGATATTACGCGCCACAACCCCGACGGCAACACCGGTTTTGAAAACAGCAACGGCAACTATCAGGCTTTCGACGAAAGCCAAACCGCCATGTACCGACCGATGCCGGCCAGGATTGCACATTACTACAACCGCAAATTTAACGGCCCGCTCTTCCCCGACGGCTTTTTCGAAGAGCGCGTGGAAAACCCGCAGGGCAGGCAGGGCAGCTTCTATCGCTATTTGAAGCCTAGGGTTGGCGGTTATAGCTACTCTGATGTGCCTATTTTGGGCGTAACCCATGATTCCTATTCTTTTGCCCCCCTTTATATTGAAGGAGGAATGTCTGGTTTAGGCGACGGCGATTATCGCGACCGCAAAAGAAGTTACGAAAGAGCAGAGTTCCCGTTCACCGCCAGCTATATTTATACGCATATCGACCCGAATAGCGATGCCAACTATCCACCTGTCAAGCGCTTGAACGGCTCGGCCTGGTCGCCCATGATCGCCCTCAGCTACGACCTCACCGACAACGGCCGGCTGCACCTGCGCTGGGCGCAGATGACGCGCTTCCCCAGCATCTACGAGGCCACCAATATGTCTTCCGGCGCGGTATACAGATACCCCATGCTGGACACGATCGACCTCAAGCCCGAGCGCAGCACCAACTGGGAAGTCGGCTACACCTACAACTTCGCCCCACTGTGGAGCAGGTTGCGCGAAGGCGACGTGCGCCTCACCTATTTCTCCAACACCATCAAAAATGTGATCGACACCAACGAAAACAAAGATTTGATGCAGTACGACCGAAAAATCACCCAAGGCATCGAGCTGCAAAGCCGCCTCGATTTCGGCCGCTTCTTTATGTCGCTCGGCGGCACATACCGTTTAAAACAAGAAACCTGCGACGAAAACCTCTCTTTCGCCTACGACATGTACCACAACCGCGTACCCGCCTGCATCGAGGGAGGTATCGGCGTCACGCGGTTCTATCAATCCATCCAGCCCAAATACTCCATCAATTTGGATATGGGCGTGCGCCTCCTCGGCGAAAAACTCGAGCTCGGCATCCGCGGTATCCACCATAGCCGGCGCAGCAGCAAACAGCACGATGAGTTGGTGGATAAGGGCTTGAGCTTCCTGTTTAATTCCACCGGCCAAGCCTACCACTGGCGCGCCTCCACTATTTGGGATGCCTACGCCCGCTACCGCATCGGCAACAGGCTCAGCCTCAACCTCGGCGTGAACAACCTCACCAACCGCTACTACCTCGACCCGATGAGCAACGTCCCCACCCCAGGCCCGGGCCGCACCGTAACCCTCGGCATCAAAGCCCGGTTTTAA
- a CDS encoding AraC family transcriptional regulator gives MDVLDKLIYLARLRGRIDVCCRLGGGFHLEHKTEPETARLHWVVSGSGWLRVGNGQTVALSTGDAVLLPYDTAHSIADSLEGLEQPAGKPQLHGNGVLAVKDCGGNRLQLLCGQYRYTRHAALWLGMPECLLLPLPEMRQTASMMLDEAERLRYGSGTVVNALSQVMLVAVLRRYRQQSSDPSFLSQLEDPRLSGLLQAVLLAPQEDWSIARMAEMAKLSRAQLMRLFKSVIGESPHRFVLSIRLQQAAVQLAASADTILRIALENGFVSESHFNRAFKQYFGQTPKQYRVQQLEEAEKAVA, from the coding sequence ATGGATGTGTTAGACAAATTAATTTATCTGGCGCGGCTGCGAGGTCGGATTGATGTGTGCTGCCGGCTGGGCGGCGGGTTTCATTTGGAACACAAAACCGAGCCGGAAACAGCGCGGCTGCATTGGGTGGTGTCGGGTAGCGGCTGGCTACGGGTGGGCAACGGGCAGACGGTGGCGTTGAGCACGGGCGATGCGGTGCTGCTGCCCTACGATACGGCGCACAGCATTGCCGACAGTTTGGAGGGCTTGGAGCAACCGGCGGGCAAGCCGCAGCTTCACGGAAACGGCGTGCTGGCAGTGAAAGACTGCGGCGGCAACCGCTTGCAATTATTGTGCGGGCAATACCGCTACACGCGCCATGCGGCGCTGTGGCTGGGCATGCCAGAATGCCTGCTGCTGCCGCTGCCGGAAATGCGGCAAACGGCATCGATGATGCTGGATGAGGCAGAAAGGCTGCGCTACGGCAGCGGCACGGTGGTGAATGCGCTTTCGCAGGTGATGCTGGTGGCGGTGTTGCGGCGCTACCGGCAGCAGAGCAGCGATCCTTCTTTTTTATCGCAGCTGGAAGACCCGCGCCTCAGCGGGCTGTTGCAGGCAGTGTTGCTCGCGCCGCAGGAGGATTGGTCGATTGCACGGATGGCGGAAATGGCCAAACTCTCGCGGGCACAGCTGATGCGCTTGTTTAAATCGGTAATCGGAGAGAGCCCGCACCGCTTTGTGCTGTCGATCCGCCTGCAACAGGCGGCGGTGCAGCTGGCGGCAAGTGCGGATACGATTTTGCGCATTGCGCTGGAAAACGGCTTTGTGTCGGAATCGCATTTCAACCGTGCGTTTAAGCAGTATTTCGGGCAAACGCCGAAACAATACCGCGTGCAGCAGCTGGAAGAGGCGGAGAAGGCCGTGGCTTGA
- a CDS encoding carboxymuconolactone decarboxylase family protein — MFLDWKKHATHVKQSFAKLGKGHPKMLAGYAALESAAAAEALDAKTRELIALAVAVTTRCESCIAVHAQAAVKAGATESEVAGALATAISLNAGAAYTYSLRALEAVEDAREA; from the coding sequence ATGTTTTTAGATTGGAAAAAACACGCCACCCACGTTAAACAATCATTTGCCAAGCTCGGCAAAGGCCACCCCAAAATGTTGGCCGGCTACGCCGCCCTTGAAAGCGCCGCCGCAGCCGAAGCGCTGGATGCCAAAACCCGCGAACTCATCGCCCTGGCCGTGGCCGTTACCACCCGCTGCGAAAGCTGCATTGCCGTGCACGCCCAAGCCGCTGTGAAAGCCGGTGCCACCGAGAGCGAAGTGGCCGGTGCGCTCGCCACCGCCATCTCCCTCAACGCCGGTGCCGCCTACACCTACTCTCTGCGTGCCCTCGAAGCCGTAGAAGATGCCCGCGAAGCCTAA
- a CDS encoding rhodanese-like domain-containing protein, translating to MKKTLSLAAIALLAALPVAASAHGQHSRKPAQQQSQPRQAPARQEAVWIDVRTPEEYAAGHLENAKNIPHDQIGQQIAAHVPNKNTPINLYCRSGRRAETAKQVLESMGYTNVQNRGGYEQLKQSGMR from the coding sequence ATGAAGAAAACCCTCTCTCTAGCCGCCATCGCCCTTTTGGCCGCCCTCCCAGTTGCTGCTTCTGCCCACGGCCAGCATAGCCGCAAGCCTGCCCAGCAGCAAAGCCAGCCGCGCCAGGCCCCCGCCCGCCAAGAAGCCGTCTGGATCGACGTGCGCACGCCCGAAGAATATGCCGCAGGCCATCTGGAAAACGCCAAAAATATTCCGCACGACCAAATCGGCCAGCAGATTGCCGCCCACGTGCCCAATAAAAACACCCCCATCAACCTCTACTGCCGCAGCGGCCGCCGTGCTGAAACCGCCAAACAAGTGTTGGAAAGCATGGGCTACACCAACGTACAAAACCGTGGCGGCTACGAACAGCTCAAACAATCCGGCATGAGATGA
- the nadD gene encoding nicotinate (nicotinamide) nucleotide adenylyltransferase, with product MPRIGLFGGTFDPIHNGHLHIARSFADELDLESVILLPAGDPYHKITPRTPAHHRLAMAEIAAQADSRLAVSDCDIVRQGATYTHDTVQIFRQHFPTAGLWLLIGMDSLLQLHTWHRWQNLVRQCRIAAAPRPGNSLAQAPAPLQTWLAEALPQGRLHILRAEPLPISSSQIRQQLTTEHTSPDIPPEVLGYIRQHQLYCHTGA from the coding sequence ATGCCCCGCATCGGCCTCTTTGGCGGCACCTTCGACCCCATCCACAACGGCCACCTGCACATCGCCCGCAGCTTTGCCGACGAGCTGGATTTAGAAAGCGTCATCCTCCTGCCCGCCGGCGACCCCTACCACAAAATCACCCCCCGCACTCCCGCCCACCACCGCCTCGCCATGGCCGAAATCGCCGCCCAAGCAGACTCCCGCCTTGCAGTGAGCGACTGCGACATCGTCCGCCAAGGCGCCACCTACACCCACGACACTGTGCAAATCTTCCGCCAACACTTCCCTACCGCCGGGCTCTGGCTGCTCATCGGCATGGACAGCCTGTTGCAACTGCACACCTGGCACCGCTGGCAAAACCTCGTGCGCCAATGCCGCATCGCCGCCGCCCCCCGCCCCGGCAACAGCCTCGCCCAAGCCCCCGCCCCACTGCAAACCTGGCTGGCCGAAGCCCTGCCCCAAGGCCGTCTACACATCCTGCGAGCCGAGCCGCTGCCCATCAGCTCCAGCCAAATCCGCCAACAACTCACCACCGAACACACCAGCCCCGACATCCCCCCCGAAGTGCTCGGCTACATCCGGCAACACCAATTATATTGCCACACCGGCGCATAA
- the ruvA gene encoding Holliday junction branch migration protein RuvA: MISKLTGKLIEAIPPQVVIDVNGVAYEADVSMQTFYTLPPVGETVSLYTQLIVREDAHLLFGFGSHSERNTFRQLIKVSGIGAKTALGILSAMNADELAAAIAAEDIKRLSSAPGIGKKTAERMVLELRGKLTTFNGVQTQLAAQAGDSSEDIVSTLLALGYNEKEARAATKGIPADTEVGEGVRLALKNLLK; encoded by the coding sequence ATGATCAGCAAGCTCACCGGCAAACTCATCGAAGCCATCCCCCCGCAAGTCGTTATCGACGTAAACGGCGTCGCCTACGAAGCCGACGTTTCCATGCAAACCTTCTACACCCTGCCCCCTGTGGGCGAAACCGTCTCGCTCTACACACAGCTCATCGTGCGCGAAGACGCCCACCTTCTCTTCGGCTTCGGCAGCCACAGCGAACGCAACACCTTCCGCCAGCTCATCAAAGTGAGCGGCATCGGCGCCAAAACCGCGCTCGGCATCCTCTCCGCCATGAATGCCGACGAGCTCGCCGCCGCCATTGCCGCCGAAGACATCAAACGCCTCTCCTCCGCCCCCGGCATCGGCAAGAAAACCGCCGAACGCATGGTGCTCGAACTGCGCGGCAAACTCACTACCTTTAACGGCGTCCAAACCCAGCTCGCTGCTCAAGCAGGCGACAGCAGCGAAGACATCGTCAGCACCCTGCTCGCCCTCGGCTACAACGAAAAAGAAGCCCGTGCCGCCACCAAAGGCATCCCAGCCGATACCGAAGTGGGCGAAGGCGTGCGCCTAGCCTTGAAAAACCTGCTGAAATAA
- a CDS encoding type I restriction-modification system subunit M — MTATQQRAQLHRQIWKIADEVRGAVDGWDFKQYVLGTLFYRFISENFTDYMQAGDSSIDYAAMSDSIITPEIKDDAVKVKGYFIYPSQLFCNIAAEAHQNEELNTKLKEIFTAIESSASGYPSEQDIKGLFDDFDTTSSRLGSTVADKNKRLAAVLKGVAELDFGSFEDHHIDLFGDAYEYLISNYAANAGKSGGEFFTPQNVSKLIARLAVHGQEKVNKIYDPACGSGSLLLQAKKQFDEHIIEEGFFGQEINHTTYNLARMNMFLHNVNYNQFHIELGDTLTKPKLKDSKPFDAIVSNPPYSINWIGSDDPTLINDDRFAPAGVLAPKSKADFAFILHALNYLSGRGRAAIVSFPGIFYRGGAEQKIRQYLVEGNYVETVIALAPNLFYGTSIAVNILVLSKHKDNTDIQFIDASGFFKKETNNNVLTEEHIAEIVKLFADKADVPHIAQNAAQQTVKDNGYNLAVSSYVEAEDTREAVDIKQLNAEISETVAKIERLRREIDEVITEIEA, encoded by the coding sequence ATGACCGCCACCCAACAACGCGCCCAACTGCACCGTCAAATCTGGAAAATTGCCGACGAAGTACGCGGCGCGGTGGATGGATGGGACTTTAAACAATACGTTCTCGGCACGCTTTTCTACCGATTTATCAGCGAAAACTTCACCGACTATATGCAGGCAGGCGACAGCAGTATTGATTACGCTGCCATGTCCGACAGCATCATCACGCCCGAAATCAAAGACGATGCCGTAAAAGTCAAAGGCTATTTCATCTACCCCAGCCAACTTTTTTGCAATATTGCCGCCGAAGCCCATCAAAACGAAGAGCTCAACACTAAGCTGAAAGAAATTTTTACCGCGATTGAAAGCTCCGCCTCTGGCTATCCGTCCGAACAAGACATCAAAGGCCTGTTTGACGACTTCGACACCACCAGCAGCCGGCTCGGCAGCACAGTTGCCGACAAGAACAAACGCCTTGCCGCCGTCCTCAAAGGGGTGGCGGAGCTTGATTTCGGCAGTTTTGAAGACCACCACATCGACCTTTTCGGCGATGCCTACGAATACCTGATTTCCAACTACGCCGCCAATGCAGGCAAATCCGGCGGCGAATTTTTCACCCCGCAAAACGTATCCAAACTGATTGCGCGGCTGGCGGTGCACGGACAGGAGAAAGTCAACAAAATCTACGACCCCGCCTGCGGCTCGGGCAGCCTGCTCTTGCAGGCGAAAAAACAGTTTGACGAGCACATCATCGAAGAAGGCTTCTTCGGGCAGGAAATCAACCACACCACCTACAACCTCGCCCGCATGAACATGTTCCTGCACAACGTCAATTACAACCAATTCCACATCGAATTGGGCGACACGCTGACCAAGCCCAAGCTCAAAGACAGCAAACCTTTTGATGCCATCGTCTCCAATCCGCCTTATTCCATCAACTGGATAGGCAGCGACGACCCCACCTTAATCAACGACGACCGCTTTGCCCCAGCAGGTGTACTTGCCCCGAAATCCAAAGCCGATTTTGCCTTCATCCTGCACGCACTGAACTACCTTTCCGGCAGAGGCCGCGCCGCCATCGTCTCATTCCCCGGCATTTTCTATCGCGGCGGTGCAGAGCAGAAAATCCGCCAATATCTGGTGGAGGGCAACTACGTGGAAACCGTGATTGCCCTTGCGCCCAATCTCTTTTACGGCACCAGCATCGCCGTCAATATCCTGGTTTTGTCCAAACACAAAGACAATACCGACATCCAATTTATCGATGCAAGCGGCTTCTTTAAGAAAGAAACCAACAACAACGTCTTAACCGAAGAACACATTGCCGAAATCGTCAAACTCTTCGCCGATAAAGCCGATGTGCCGCATATCGCCCAAAACGCTGCCCAGCAAACCGTCAAAGACAACGGCTACAACCTAGCCGTCAGCAGCTATGTTGAAGCCGAAGACACCCGCGAGGCCGTCGACATCAAACAGCTCAACGCCGAAATCAGCGAAACCGTCGCCAAAATCGAACGGCTGCGGCGTGAAATTGACGAAGTGATTACAGAGATTGAAGCATGA
- a CDS encoding virulence RhuM family protein, translated as MSIILYTANDGTAQFALQEFGGQLWLTQADMAELYQTTKQNISKHIKTIIAEQELEEEATVNFRLTVQNENGRKVNRKIAHYSLPMIIAVGYRVRSARGTQFRQWATERLDEYLTKGFAIDDERLKGTGGGDYWKELLNRIRDIRSSEKALYRQVLDLYATSQDYNPKSSESQTFFAAVQNKLHYAASRQTAAELIYSRADSSKDFMGLTTFQGAIPTLNEAKIAKNYLTEDELFRLNRLVSAFFDLAEIKAQEQSPMYMRDWIAELDKFSGLYGQGTLQGAGSISRKQAEQKAEREYRAYEARILSPVEQAYLESVKALEKTAVQQLKQKKDGKK; from the coding sequence ATGAGCATCATCCTATACACCGCCAACGACGGCACTGCCCAATTTGCCTTGCAGGAATTTGGCGGACAGCTTTGGCTGACGCAGGCGGACATGGCAGAACTGTACCAAACCACCAAACAAAATATCAGCAAACACATTAAAACCATTATTGCAGAGCAAGAATTGGAAGAGGAGGCAACTGTCAACTTCCGGTTGACAGTTCAAAATGAAAACGGGCGCAAGGTAAACCGCAAAATCGCCCATTATTCCCTGCCCATGATTATTGCCGTCGGCTACCGCGTCCGTTCCGCGCGCGGCACCCAATTCCGCCAATGGGCAACCGAACGGCTGGACGAATATCTGACCAAAGGCTTTGCCATAGACGACGAACGCCTGAAAGGCACAGGCGGCGGCGACTATTGGAAAGAACTGCTCAACCGCATCCGCGACATCCGCAGCAGCGAAAAAGCCCTATACCGGCAAGTGCTTGATTTATATGCCACCAGCCAAGACTACAACCCCAAAAGCAGCGAAAGCCAAACCTTTTTTGCCGCCGTTCAAAACAAACTGCACTATGCCGCCAGCCGGCAAACCGCAGCCGAACTGATATACAGTCGTGCCGACAGCAGCAAAGACTTTATGGGGCTGACCACCTTTCAAGGCGCAATCCCCACCCTGAATGAAGCCAAAATCGCCAAAAACTACCTGACCGAAGACGAACTGTTCCGCCTGAACCGTCTGGTTTCCGCCTTCTTCGACCTGGCGGAAATCAAAGCGCAGGAGCAAAGCCCCATGTATATGCGCGACTGGATAGCCGAATTGGACAAATTTTCCGGGCTGTACGGCCAAGGCACATTACAGGGTGCAGGCAGCATCAGCCGCAAACAGGCAGAGCAGAAAGCCGAACGCGAATACCGCGCCTATGAAGCGCGCATCCTGTCGCCGGTGGAGCAAGCCTATCTGGAAAGCGTTAAAGCGTTGGAAAAAACAGCCGTGCAACAGCTTAAACAGAAAAAAGACGGCAAAAAATAA
- a CDS encoding restriction endonuclease subunit S yields the protein MDMQSKAKKLIEIIQTASVEWKPLGEVGLLVRGNGLQKKDFTESGVPAIHYGQIYTYYGNQTDKTLSFVSPELAEKLKKVDKGDVVITNTSENIEDVGKALLYLGEEQAVTGGHATIFKPSKEIVGKFFVYFTQTEIFDKAKRKFAKGTKVIDVSATDMAKIQIPIPSLETQQKIVKILDKFTELEATLEATLEAELVLRKRQYQYYRDFLLDFDNQIGGWIADGYKGRLKDVVWKTLGEIAEYSKDRICSDKLNEHNYVGVDNLLQNREGKKLSGYVPSEGKMTEYIVNDILIGNIRPYLKKIWQADCTGGTNGDVLVIRVTDEKVNPKYLYQVLADDKFFAFNMKHAKGAKMPRGSKAAIMQYKIPIPPLPKQEKIVAILDKFDTLTHSISEGLPHEIALRRKQYEYYREQLLAFPKAA from the coding sequence ATGGATATGCAAAGCAAAGCGAAAAAATTGATTGAGATAATTCAGACGGCATCGGTGGAGTGGAAGCCGTTGGGAGAGGTTGGCCTATTGGTTCGTGGCAACGGTTTGCAGAAAAAAGATTTTACCGAGAGCGGCGTACCGGCGATTCATTACGGACAAATTTACACCTATTATGGCAATCAGACGGATAAGACTCTTTCTTTCGTTTCACCGGAATTGGCGGAAAAACTGAAGAAAGTAGATAAAGGTGATGTGGTAATTACCAACACTAGTGAAAATATAGAAGACGTAGGAAAAGCCCTTTTATATTTGGGAGAAGAGCAAGCCGTTACAGGAGGACACGCAACTATTTTTAAACCAAGCAAAGAAATTGTTGGCAAATTCTTTGTCTATTTCACTCAAACAGAAATTTTTGATAAGGCAAAAAGAAAATTTGCAAAAGGAACAAAGGTTATTGATGTTTCCGCAACCGATATGGCAAAAATCCAAATCCCCATCCCATCATTGGAAACTCAGCAAAAAATTGTAAAAATACTTGACAAATTCACCGAGCTGGAAGCTACGCTGGAAGCTACGCTGGAAGCAGAATTAGTCCTGCGCAAACGTCAATACCAGTATTACCGCGACTTTCTTTTAGATTTTGACAATCAAATCGGGGGGTGGATAGCTGATGGCTATAAAGGCCGTCTGAAAGATGTGGTTTGGAAGACGTTGGGGGAGATTGCCGAATATTCAAAAGACCGTATTTGTTCGGATAAACTGAACGAACATAATTACGTGGGCGTGGATAATCTCTTACAAAATAGAGAAGGTAAAAAGTTATCCGGTTATGTTCCAAGCGAAGGAAAAATGACAGAATATATTGTCAATGACATTTTGATTGGAAATATTCGTCCGTATTTGAAAAAAATCTGGCAGGCAGACTGCACAGGTGGAACAAACGGTGATGTTTTGGTTATCCGGGTAACAGATGAAAAGGTTAATCCAAAATATTTGTATCAGGTATTGGCCGATGATAAATTTTTTGCTTTTAATATGAAGCACGCCAAAGGTGCAAAAATGCCGCGTGGCAGCAAAGCAGCGATTATGCAATATAAAATCCCCATCCCCCCACTCCCCAAACAAGAAAAAATCGTCGCTATCCTCGACAAATTTGACACCCTGACCCACTCCATCAGCGAAGGCCTGCCGCACGAAATCGCCCTGCGCCGCAAACAATACGAATATTACCGCGAACAGCTGCTTGCCTTCCCCAAGGCAGCCTGA